One Psychrosphaera aestuarii DNA window includes the following coding sequences:
- the ung gene encoding uracil-DNA glycosylase, which produces MIENTNWTQFFNQQKCQPYYEQLTKQVEEARNSHATIFPPSNQVFTAFELTPINEIKVVILGQDPYHGLGQANGLSFSVSKGQKIPPSLRNIYKELALEYEDFETPKHGDLSSWAEQGVLLLNAVLTVEEGKANSHKDYGWHTFTDNAIKYINENTKDVVFILWGAFAQKKEVLIDLTRHSVLKSVHPSPLSARRGFFGCNHFKMANQILESKGKTKVNWYLP; this is translated from the coding sequence ATGATAGAAAATACCAATTGGACTCAGTTTTTTAACCAACAGAAATGTCAGCCATATTATGAGCAGTTAACAAAGCAAGTTGAGGAAGCACGCAACAGTCATGCAACTATTTTCCCGCCTTCGAATCAAGTGTTTACGGCCTTTGAATTAACGCCAATAAATGAAATTAAGGTTGTTATTTTAGGTCAAGATCCATATCACGGATTAGGTCAGGCAAATGGTCTTAGTTTTTCGGTCAGTAAAGGCCAAAAAATCCCTCCATCATTACGTAATATTTATAAAGAATTAGCGTTAGAGTATGAAGACTTTGAAACTCCAAAGCATGGTGATTTGAGCTCATGGGCAGAGCAAGGCGTGCTATTACTAAACGCAGTTTTAACTGTTGAAGAGGGTAAGGCTAATTCGCATAAAGATTATGGCTGGCATACGTTCACAGACAATGCGATTAAATATATAAATGAAAATACAAAAGATGTTGTGTTTATATTATGGGGTGCGTTTGCGCAAAAAAAAGAGGTGTTGATTGATTTAACGAGACATTCTGTTTTGAAGTCAGTACATCCCTCACCGCTTTCAGCAAGAAGAGGCTTTTTTGGTTGTAACCACTTTAAAATGGCTAACCAAATACTAGAAAGTAAAGGTAAGACCAAGGTGAATTGGTACTTACCTTGA
- a CDS encoding DUF3545 family protein, translating into MEGLAELFENALNDTGKRASKRGAKRKWREIESIKDKYRLRNELKDIDPSADYDLADLEF; encoded by the coding sequence ATGGAAGGGCTAGCTGAGTTGTTTGAAAATGCTTTAAACGATACTGGTAAACGCGCGAGTAAACGAGGAGCAAAACGCAAATGGCGCGAAATCGAGTCAATAAAAGACAAATACCGATTGCGCAATGAACTTAAGGATATAGACCCATCTGCAGACTACGATCTTGCAGATTTAGAGTTTTAA
- a CDS encoding DMT family transporter encodes MNPKYYLELVLLAAIWGASFLFMRIASPEFGAINMAALRVVIAGITLLPVFIIVATKHIPPLPQQEKKTLWKNLIIVSVGNSVIPFFLFAYAALTLEAGLASIVNATTPLWGAFFGVVLFNAILPKSGWFGLLLGFIGVIVLTLHKLSLSFDNDVLAICAVITATCMYGISSNYSKRHLNNVPALLVASGTMFVGAFIVLPVFFIGDTITHLMSVSLHAWVALIILGALCTGFAYILFYRLIEFTSPTIAMSVTYLIPIFGVFFGSTFLNEPLFINMFFGGILILTGVMLTTGLHQRLKKAKQQ; translated from the coding sequence GTGAACCCTAAGTATTATCTAGAACTTGTTCTATTAGCGGCTATATGGGGCGCTTCATTTCTATTTATGCGAATAGCATCACCCGAGTTTGGTGCTATTAATATGGCGGCATTACGTGTTGTCATTGCTGGTATAACGCTACTTCCGGTGTTTATCATCGTTGCAACTAAGCATATCCCGCCTCTTCCACAACAAGAAAAAAAGACCCTGTGGAAAAATTTAATCATAGTGAGTGTCGGTAATTCAGTTATTCCGTTTTTTCTGTTTGCCTATGCGGCTCTAACCTTAGAGGCTGGCTTAGCATCAATCGTAAACGCAACTACGCCGTTATGGGGCGCTTTTTTTGGGGTGGTGTTATTTAACGCTATATTACCTAAAAGTGGCTGGTTCGGTTTATTGCTTGGGTTTATCGGTGTCATAGTATTAACACTGCATAAATTGTCGCTTAGTTTTGATAATGATGTCTTAGCGATTTGTGCCGTAATTACCGCCACTTGTATGTATGGCATTTCATCCAATTATTCAAAGCGACACCTAAACAACGTACCGGCCCTGCTTGTTGCCTCCGGAACTATGTTTGTTGGTGCATTTATCGTGTTGCCTGTCTTTTTTATAGGAGACACAATAACTCATTTAATGTCTGTTTCGCTGCACGCTTGGGTAGCTCTAATTATATTGGGCGCCTTATGCACTGGGTTTGCCTATATTCTGTTCTATCGATTAATAGAATTTACCAGCCCAACGATTGCTATGTCGGTCACCTACCTAATACCTATCTTTGGTGTCTTTTTTGGCAGTACATTTTTAAACGAGCCATTATTTATTAATATGTTTTTTGGCGGAATTTTAATCTTAACTGGCGTTATGCTAACGACAGGTCTGCACCAAAGATTAAAAAAGGCTAAGCAACAATAA